Within Kutzneria chonburiensis, the genomic segment CGCGGTCATCTCGCTGCACCTGGGCTCGCTGACCAAGCAGATCGGCGCGCAGTCGTTCACCGGCGCGGCCAGCGCGCTGGCGATCATCCAGCAGGCCAGCCCGCTGATCACGGCGCTGCTGGTGGCCGGCGCGGGCGGCTCGGCGATGTGCGCGGACGTCGGCGCCCGCACCATCCGCGAGGAGATCGACGCCATGCGGGTGCTGGGCGTGCCGCCGGTGCAGCGGCTGATCGTGCCCAGGGTGCTGGCCGCGATGTTCGTGTCCATCCTGCTCAACGGCCTGGTCAGCGTGGTCGGCGTGCTGGGCGGCTACTTCTTCAACGTGATCATGCAGGGCGGCACGCCCGGCGCGTACCTGGCCAGCTTCAACGCCTTGGCCCAGCTGCCGGACCTGATGATCAGTGAGCTCAAGGCGGTGATCTACGGCTTCATCGCCGGCGTGGTCGCGGCCTACCGCGGGCTCAACCCGTCGGCCGGCCCGAAGGGCGTCGGCGACGCCGTGAACCAGGCCGTTGTCATCACCTTCCTGCTGCTGTTCCTGGTGAACGTGGTGCTGACCGGCATCTATCTCCAGCTGGTCCCGCCGAAGGGCATGTGATGACGACCCCTGCCGTTCAGCTGGAGAACCTCGGCCGCCAGATGGCGTTCTACGGCCGGGCCATCGCCTGGGCCCCACAGACCCTGCGCCGCTACCCGCGCGAGGTGCTGCG encodes:
- a CDS encoding MlaE family ABC transporter permease; amino-acid sequence: MIVAFRQVGRISLLGWDVVRAVPQRPFQWRELIRQSWFFASVTILPTAMVAIPFGAVISLHLGSLTKQIGAQSFTGAASALAIIQQASPLITALLVAGAGGSAMCADVGARTIREEIDAMRVLGVPPVQRLIVPRVLAAMFVSILLNGLVSVVGVLGGYFFNVIMQGGTPGAYLASFNALAQLPDLMISELKAVIYGFIAGVVAAYRGLNPSAGPKGVGDAVNQAVVITFLLLFLVNVVLTGIYLQLVPPKGM